The following coding sequences are from one Triticum aestivum cultivar Chinese Spring chromosome 5A, IWGSC CS RefSeq v2.1, whole genome shotgun sequence window:
- the LOC123105272 gene encoding ribosome production factor 2 homolog codes for MSKMVAIRVPRNMRAKRELLKHAPKLVENGKKMLILHGTKTSTVLNDVLADLFHLKRDHAVKYTKKNDNIRPFESGGETSLEFFSLKSDCSLLVYGSHSKKRPNNLVLGRTYDHHIYDLVEVGVENYKSIESYAYDKKLAPKLGTKPFFAFIGEHFESVDELKHLKEMLLDHFKGEVVENLNLAGVDRIFVCTAISPTTVYMMHCALRLKRSGTSIPRMELVEVGPSMDLVVRRHQRPSESLQKEAMKAPGHAKKVKNVTNNPIDGKEGRIYIPDQEVSKLTLTSDIKGLKRERREAKKNKENSKKQKVNPE; via the exons ATGAGCAAGATGGTGGCGATCAGGGTTCCCAGGAACATGCGAGCCAAGCGCGAACTCCTCAAGCACGCGCCCAAGCTT GTTGAGAATGGCAAGAAGATGCTTATTCTACATGGTACAAAGACTAGCACAGTTTTGAACGATGTGCTCGCAGATCTTTTTCACCTGAAGCGTGATCATGCTGTGAAGTACACCAAGAAGAACGACAACATCAGGCCATTTGAGAGCGGGGGTGAAACTTCCCTGGAGTTCTTCTCCCTTAAATCTGACTGCAGCCTCTTAGTG tatGGTTCTCATTCAAAGAAGAGGCCCAACAATCTTGTTTTGGGAAGGACTTACGATCACCACATATACGACCTTGTTGAAGTAGGAGTTGAGAACTACAAATCCATAGAATCCTATGCATATGATAAAAAGTTGGCGCCTAAACTTGGGACCAAGCCTTTCTTTGCCTTCATTGGGGAGCACTTTGAGAGTGTCGATGAGCTGAAGCATTTGAAGGAAATGCTCCTTGATCATTTCAAAGGAGAG GTGGTAGAGAACCTGAACCTCGCTGGTGTAGACCGGATATTCGTGTGCACAGCAATTTCCCCTACTACTGTCTACATGATGCACTGTGCTCTCCGTCTAAAAAGGTCAGGCACATCTATTCCTAGGATGGAGCTGGTTGAAGTCGGTCCTTCAATGGACCTGGTAGTTAGGCGGCACCAACGTCCATCTGAAAGTTTACAGAAGGAAGCTATGAAGGCTCCTGGTCATGCTAAGAAG GTGAAAAATGTGACGAATAATCCAATTGATGGCAAGGAGGGCAGGATCTACATTCCAGACCAGGAG GTTTCCAAATTGACCTTAACAAGCGACATAAAGGGCCTGAAGCGGGAGCGCCGTGAAGCCAAGAAAAACAAGGAGAATTCGAAGAAGCAAAAGGTCAACCCCGAGTGA
- the LOC123105274 gene encoding inverted formin-2, with product MEQSMPSVFLGVLVLLACAGWGHGVRVLHDNDVDAEGYAQEFAFGSMAAAETAPQDASLDDYEDEISRVEFEPGRGASYDATVAAAAPGPAPGPATAGRDDVSSGTSSMKWWLPPSTMPSFPLFPNPGGMPGMPIPAMPVPLPALPGMPAMPMPGGMPGGGMPMPMPGGIPGGGMPMPMAGGIPGGGMPFSFKPEGWGGGAGAVPSPPSRAQPTPPAASASDGANDSGGDNPNPNGAIH from the coding sequence ATGGAGCAGAGCATGCCGTCCGTCTTCCTCGGCGTCCTCGTCCTCCTGGCCTGCGCCGGGTGGGGGCACGGCGTGCGTGTCCTCCACGACAACGACGTCGACGCCGAGGGGTACGCCCAGGAGTTCGCCTTCGGCTCCATGGCCGCCGCGGAGACCGCGCCGCAGGACGCGTCCTTGGACGACTACGAGGACGAGATCAGCCGGGTGGAGTTCGAGCCGGGGCGCGGCGCGTCCTACGACGCCACGGTCGCCGCAGCCGCGCCCGGGCCTGCCCCGGGACCGGCGACGGCGGGGAGGGACGATGTGAGTTCCGGCACCAGCAGCATGAAGTGGTGGCTGCCGCCGTCGACGATGCCGTCGTTCCCGCTGTTCCCGAACCCCGGCGGCATGCCCGGGATGCCGATTCCTGCCATGCCCGTGCCTTTGCCCGCCCTCCCCGGGATGCCCGCCATGCCCATGCCGGGGGGCATGCCAGGCGGCGGCATGCCTATGCCTATGCCAGGAGGCATCCCCGGCGGCGGCATGCCTATGCCTATGGCGGGAGGCATCCCAGGCGGCGGCATGCCGTTCAGCTTCAAACCGGAGGGATGGGGCGGGGGCGCCGGCGCGGTGCCATCGCCGCCCAGCCGTGCGCAGCCGACGCCTCCTGCCGCCAGCGCGAGCGACGGCGCCAACGACAGCGGCGGCGACAACCCGAACCCCAACGGGGCCATCCACTGA
- the LOC123105273 gene encoding reticulon-like protein B8: protein MKMSEHSESTAEKLMGNIMDTIADKLPKQKSDNIMSNIMDTISDKLPKQRSGRFDPGSVADVKNKMFGRQRSLHGVLGGGKSADVLLWRNKKISSSVLGLATAIWVFFEWLDYHFLTIISFALVLGMVVQFVWSNFSRSSEIPRVKLPEDLFVNIAVAIGAQVNKFLGFLQDVSCERNLKHFVLAIVGLWAASVAGSWFNFLTVIYIGFVCAHTLPVLYEKYEDQVDDFLYSILGLLREQYQKLDSGVLSRMPTKRNKKSE from the exons ATGAAGATGTCGGAACATTCTGAGAGCACGGCTGAAAAGCTCATGGGCAACATCATGGATACCATTGCTGACAAGCTCCCTAAGCAGAAGTCTGACAATATCATGAGCAACATCATGGATACCATTTCTGACAAGCTCCCTAAGCAGAGGTCTGGCCGGTTCGATCCTGGTTCAGTCGCTGATGTGAAGAACAAGATGTTTGGTCGTCAGAGGTCCCTCCATGGAGTTCTGGGTGGCGGAAAGT CTGCTGATGTGTTGTTATGGAGGAACAAGAAGATATCTTCCAGTGTTTTGGGTCTCGCGACAGCTATCTGGGTTTTCTTCGAGTGGCTTGATTACCACTTCTTGACAATCATTTCATTTGCCCTTGTTCTTGGAATGGTGGTTCAGTTTGTTTGGTCCAACTTCTCAAG GTCTTCTGAAATACCCCGGGTTAAGTTGCCAGAGGACCTGTTTGTGAACATTGCTGTTGCCATCGGTGCCCAAGTAAACAAGTTCCTTGGTTTCCTTCAAGATGTGTCTTGTGAAAGAAACTTGAAGCATTTTGTATTG GCAATTGTCGGATTGTGGGCTGCTTCTGTGGCTGGGAGCTGGTTCAACTTCCTGACTGTCATTTACATTG GGTTCGTCTGTGCGCACACGCTCCCTGTGCTGTACGAGAAGTACGAGGACCAGGTCGACGACTTCCTCTACAGCATCCTGGGCCTGCTCCGAGAGCAGTACCAGAAACTCGACAGCGGCGTCCTGAGCAGGATGCCcaccaagaggaacaagaagaGCGAATAG